The Cryomorphaceae bacterium 1068 genome segment TTTTTCTGTTTGGTTTTGGGAATATACAACGGTGGTACTGCCGAATTATAGAGCAGGGCAAAATCGAAAAAGCTGCTTGTGCTATTCGGGCTGAGGTAATTCCACAAGCGAAATAAGGCACACTAGTGCGTGCCACCCTATTTGCTGTGGTAAATTGAATAAACGAAGTGAAACCATTTTTTATCCTACTTCTGCTTTGCCCTGTAATCTTAATCGCTCAGCATTCCACTGCTGGCGATAAGACAAATCAAGATTCCATTCACATTAAACTGAATTTAATAAACGGATTCAGTGCATCTGTTAACATATCTACTCCCATAAGTGGCAGCTTTTTCGTTGGGAAATGGGCAAAACTGAAAACAGATAATAAGGGTAAACTAGACGTTACGCTATCACTGGACAGTGCAGGTTTCTGTCAAATTTGGCTCAATTATCTCCCTTGGATCGGTAGAAGCAATTGCATTCAATTCTTTGCACAGCCAGGCGATCAAATTGACATAACTCTCGAAAAAAACAGGGAGTTTGAATCGCTTATGTTCAAAGGGGACCATGTCGCTGAAAACGAACTATTAAGTGCGCTTAAAAGATATACTGTTGACTATTGGGGCGATTCCAAATTCCTACAATCTTTAATGCATGGCAAAGATGCAGTCGCCTTATTTGACACACTTCAAATAATGGAGAAGGAAGAACTAGAAATAATACTAGCGTATGAGAAGAAACATGCTTTGAAAAAACAGTTCTTGTCAATTCTGAGAGAGGACATCAGGTATTACCATGCCCAATTGTTTTTCATTGCCTGGAACGTAAATAACCTCACATTAGATGAAGAAACGGATATAAGTATCGTTCGTCAATGGAACGAGCAGCTGGAAAACGTTTTTACGAATACTGAAATCGACAATTCTACAGCTTTAGGCTCGTACCGGTACAATGAGTACAAGAACGCCACATGGCCTATGTATTTTGAAGATGCCTTGACCACAATTAGAAACTGTGATCCTGATAAAAAAGACAGCTTAGTTTATGAACTGGTCTCTACGTATTTTACCGGTAAGGTGAAAGAACAACATCTGGCATACACGATAAAGAGCAATGGAATAAAGAACAAATTTTCAGCTTCAGTGCAAGACCAATTTATCAGGTTTCGATCAGATTATCCGGACAGTCCATTTTTACCGGAGTTAGAAGTTGAATTTGCCGAGATAGTGAAGTTTCAAGATTTGAATACAAGTCTTCCATCAGTTTTTGAAAGCGAAGAATTTGCAGACTTGAATGAACTGACGAAAAAATATCCGAACAAACTATTGTATTTAGATATATGGGCTAGCTGGTGTGGTCCATGCAAAGAGGAATTTGAAAATCAAAGCTCTGAGCTCAACCAATTCTTTCAAGAATCGGGAATCCAAAGAATCTAT includes the following:
- a CDS encoding TlpA disulfide reductase family protein, which codes for MKPFFILLLLCPVILIAQHSTAGDKTNQDSIHIKLNLINGFSASVNISTPISGSFFVGKWAKLKTDNKGKLDVTLSLDSAGFCQIWLNYLPWIGRSNCIQFFAQPGDQIDITLEKNREFESLMFKGDHVAENELLSALKRYTVDYWGDSKFLQSLMHGKDAVALFDTLQIMEKEELEIILAYEKKHALKKQFLSILREDIRYYHAQLFFIAWNVNNLTLDEETDISIVRQWNEQLENVFTNTEIDNSTALGSYRYNEYKNATWPMYFEDALTTIRNCDPDKKDSLVYELVSTYFTGKVKEQHLAYTIKSNGIKNKFSASVQDQFIRFRSDYPDSPFLPELEVEFAEIVKFQDLNTSLPSVFESEEFADLNELTKKYPNKLLYLDIWASWCGPCKEEFENQSSELNQFFQESGIQRIYISIDDPTKIEDCAKIIRFYSLEGDHYMVNKQLLESMQSELNNGKSFAIPRYLVIDPSGQILERDAYRPSFEKSLIDQLKQHLK